In Hypomesus transpacificus isolate Combined female chromosome 25, fHypTra1, whole genome shotgun sequence, one DNA window encodes the following:
- the LOC124486909 gene encoding zona pellucida sperm-binding protein 3-like, whose amino-acid sequence MQITVKREFFRTRGIYFSPDVLHLGENFTSSGSCRAFSEEAYDNEIVISSTLQGCGSKSRVIGDWLVYSNVLVLTPGLFISPRGILIFTGARTVIPIECHYRRKQRVSGEPLSPTWLPMTSTITAFGLLHFTLRTMTYDWTSPHSSSVYQQGEPVFLEASVKAPLHPPLRLFIDNCVATLTSDPLSSPSYKFITEHGCHVDSLVSPSQFYPRAGRPNTLRFAVQTVQFSTEPGDQTFITCHMRATLVRGRPDPFNKACSFHWPSFRWRALEGDDAVCLCCHHRDCSGQTLAKSTTQAHLDTVKESDTMVGPLQIQPSSYWMDHLSLIKDLYSLNLS is encoded by the exons ATGCAAATAACGGTAAAGAGGGAATTTTTCAGGACGAGAGGCATCTATTTTTCCCCAGACGTACTTCATCTGGGCGAGAATTTCACCTCAAGCGGTTCCTGCAGAGCCTTTTCAGAAGAAGCTTATGATAATGAAATTGTAATTTCGTCGACATTACAAGGCTGTGGGAGTAAGTCGAGG GTGATTGGTGACTGGCTAGTGTACTCCAACGTGCTGGTGTTGACACCTGGCTTGTTCATAAGTCCTAGAGGTATACTTATATTCACAGGGGCTAGAACAGTCATACCTATAGAGTGCCACTATAGAAG GAAGCAAAGAGTGAGCGGAGAGCCTCTTTCCCCAACATGGCTGCCCATGACCTCCACCATCACTGCTTTTGGCCTACTGCACTTCACCCTACGCACAATGACGT ATGACTGGACCTCTCCCCACAGTTCCTCTGtctaccagcagggggagccagTGTTCCTGGAGGCCAGTGTAAAGGCACCGCTGCACCCCCCACTCAGGCTCTTCATCGACAACTGCGTGGCCACCCTCACCTCtgaccccctctcctcacccagcTACAAGTTCATCACCGAACATGG GTGTCACGTGGACAGCCTGGTGTCTCCCTCCCAGTTCTACCCCAGAGCAGGGCGACCGAACACGCTTCGTTTCGCCGTCCAGACCGTCCAGTTCAGCACGGAGCCTGGAGACCAG ACTTTCATCACCTGCCACATGAGAGCCACTCTGGTCCGCGGACGCCCTGACCCCTTCAACAAGGCCTGCTCCTTCCATTGGCCCTCTTTTAG ATGGCGAGCCCTGGAGGGAGAcgatgctgtgtgtctgtgctgccacCATAGAGACTGCTCAGGACAGACGCTAGCCAAGAGCACGACGCAAGCCCACCTGGACACAG TGAAGGAATCAGACACCATGGTTGGTCCTCTTCAGATTCAGCCCAGCTCCTATTGGATGGATCACCTGTCACTCATTAAGGACCTGTACAGTTTGAACTTGAGTTGA
- the ufsp1 gene encoding inactive Ufm1-specific protease 1: MGDNKVKMDSKLGISDQDIDWGERTVGANRHIVKSQAYWTETLLKNAQSGLPRPVSDSDTVKFSQISGECHYYHYGCDGQDDQGWGCGYRTVQSISSWLCLSWSPPKDQSCRPPPSLPEIQQALVDMGDKPRLFSSSRGWIGTFEAALVLDYFYDVPCRVVHVRGGGAELEGKAVEELHQHFQTHGSPVMMGGDRDNSSKGILGVCTGGQGSYLLVMDPHYHGSPLGRTEVQGRGWVSWKKVSTLDHSSFYNLCLPQTFRK; this comes from the coding sequence ATGGGTGACAACAAGGTAAAGATGGATTCGAAACTAGGAATATCCGATCAAGACATAGATTGGGGAGAGAGGACGGTTGGAGCGAACCGACATATTGTTAAAAGCCAAGCTTACTGGACAGAGACGCTGCTGAAGAATGCTCAATCTGGACTTCCAAGGCCAGTGTCAGACAGTGACACTGTAAAATTCTCTCAGATATCAGGGGAGTGCCATTATTACCACTACGGCTGTGACGGGCAGGATGACCAGGGCTGGGGCTGCGGCTACCGCACTGTTCAGAGTATCTCCTCATGGCTGTGTCTGAGCTGGTCCCCACCCAAGGACCAAAGCTGCAGACCCCCACCCAGTCTTCCTGAGATCCAACAAGCCCTGGTGGACATGGGAGACAAGCCCAGGTTGTTCTCCAGCTCCAGGGGATGGATAGGGACGTTCGAGGCGGCTCTGGTGCTGGACTACTTCTACGACGTGCCCTGCAGGGTGGTTCACGtccggggtgggggggctgagcTCGAGGGGAAGGCGGTGGAGGAGCTCCACCAGCATTTCCAGACACACGGGTCCCCAGTCATGatgggaggggacagggacaaCTCCTCTAAGGGGATACTGGGGGTGTGTACGGGAGGCCAGGGGAGCTACCTGCTGGTGATGGACCCCCACTACCATGGCTCTCCTTTAGGGAGGACTGAGGTGCAAGGCCGGGGGTGGGTTTCATGGAAGAAAGTGTCGACTCTGGATCACAGTTCCTTCTATAACCTCTGTCTGCCTCAGACTTTCAGGAAATGA
- the LOC124487073 gene encoding endonuclease domain-containing 1 protein-like, producing MRSHASVSVPSMAVLALLACVRGSDAGVVEDFNHVQRCKDSLYMGTPPRGYLAGGALKKICQRYEEKPCFVTLYDPHKHIPVYSAYTFKKTDGQKTVDFPWMFEPQLASDKGSNNMEPFPQSAHMHMNFVDSQAVLEDYADVVQYERSHLNPDEHQDDLVDKASTYTLTNVVPQYREFSIGPWAEHQDLIRKRLNNYCRGRAYVVTGVTTSGNMIRRDNLDRVAVPEYMWSAYCCTEYDLNAPYFLRYKFPVFGAYGLNDRVNNHMVEVPLKNLEKFLKGRMDVDKNFQIFYNDCVPDL from the exons ATGAGGAGTCATGCTTCCGTCTCCGTCCCGTCCATGGCCGTCCTGGCGTTGCTTGCCTGCGTGCGGGGGTCCGACGCAGGCGTGGTGGAGGACTTCAACCACGTGCAGCGCTGTAAAGACTCTCTCTACATGGGCACCCCACCAAGAGGCTACCTGGCCGGCGGCGCGCTGAAGAAGATCTGCCAGCGCTACGAGGAGAAGCCCTGCTTCGTCACGCTTTACGacccccacaaacacatcccCGTGTACTCTGCCTACACCTTCAAGAAGACCGACGGGCAGAAGACTGTGGACTTTCCCTGGATGTTTGAGCCGCAG CTGGCTTCAGACAAGGGCAGCAACAACATGGAGCCCTTCCCCCAGtccgcacacatgcacatgaacTTCGTGGACAGCCAGGCGGTCCTGGAGGACTATGCTGACGTGGTCCAGTACGAGCGCAGCCACCTCAACCCAGACGAGCACCAGGATGACCTCGTGGACAAGGCCTCCACCTACACCCTCACCAACGTGGTGCCCCAGTACAGGGAGTTCAGCATAGGGCCCTGGGCCGAGCACCAAGACCTCATCCGCAAACGTCTCAACAACTACTGTCGAGGACGGGCCTATGTGGTCACGGGGGTCACGACCTCTGGGAACATGATCCGCCGAGATAACCTCGACCGGGTGGCAGTGCCGGAGTACATGTGGTCGGCCTACTGCTGCACGGAGTACGACCTTAACGCGCCCTACTTCCTTCGGTACAAGTTCCCCGTGTTTGGAGCGTACGGGCTAAACGACCGTGTCAATAACCACATGGTGGAGGTTCCCCTCAAGAACCTGGAGAAGTTCCTCAAAGGTCGCATGGACGTAGACAAGAACTTCCAGATCTTCTACAACGACTGTGTGCCTGACCTTTAA
- the LOC124487058 gene encoding endonuclease domain-containing 1 protein-like, which translates to MTSVWAWRAAAWLLVAMATAGVRGKVEKELSPECREFLYMGTPPVGVEHHALKTICQRFLNRARYVTLYDTTNHVPVYSAYTFKRSDGEKRMDVPWMYEPQLSTLSDTGEMQPFPLGYMHMNFEDAQAVLNDYSNAILYERGQLNPDEHQASLDDKAATYTLTNVVPQVHVFGSSPWKEQEHLVRRRLNNYCRGTAYVVTGITTSGNMIRRHNVDRLAVPAYLWSAYCCIHYDRNAPYDERYKFPAFGHYALNDKDNNQVLEMSVKKLEEFLKKSTYVDKNFQIFLDDCVPPGSA; encoded by the exons ATGACCTCTGTCTGGGCGTGGCGGGCGGCGGCCTGGCTGCTGGTTGCCATGGCGACGGCGGGGGTGCGCGGCaaggtggagaaggagctgtCCCCGGAGTGCCGTGAGTTCCTGTACATGGGCACGCCGCCGGTGGGCGTGGAGCACCACGCCCTCAAGACCATCTGCCAGCGCTTCCTCAACCGCGCTCGCTACGTCACGCTCTACGACACCACCAACCACGTGCCCGTCTACTCCGCCTACACCTTCAAGCGCTCCGACGGGGAGAAGAGGATGGATGTGCCCTGGATGTACGAACCTCAG CTGTCCACCTTGTCGGACACAGGCGAGATGCAGCCCTTCCCGCTGGGTTACATGCACATGAACTTTGAAGACGCCCAGGCAGTGTTGAACGACTACTCCAACGCCATCCTGTACGAGAGAGGCCAGCTGAACCCTGACGAGCACCAGGCCAGCCTTGACGACAAGGCCGCCACTTACACCCTCACCAACGTGGTGCCACAG GTCCATGTGTTTGGGAGCAGCCCATGGAAGGAACAGGAGCATTTGGTCCGCAGACGTCTCAACAACTACTGCCGTGGCACGGCCTACGTGGTCACTGGGATCACCACGTCAGGGAACATGATTCGCCGGCACAATGTGGACCGCTTGGCGGTCCCCGCCTACCTGTGGTCAGCCTACTGCTGCATCCACTATGACCGCAACGCCCCCTACGACGAGCGCTACAAGTTCCCAGCCTTTGGCCACTACGCCCTCAATGACAAGGACAACAACCAGGTCCTGGAGATGTCCGTGAAGAAGCTGGAGGAGTTCCTGAAGAAGTCCACCTACGTGGACAAGAACTTCCAGATCTTTCTGGATGACTGTGTGCCCCCAGGTTCGGCCTAG
- the si:dkey-85k7.11 gene encoding endonuclease domain-containing 1 protein — MCWPGFCLLALLLVTGARESRASVSDSFRDCSQFFYMRTPPAGVRGRGLRKICQRYAAEPRYATLYDASRRLPLYSAYTFKKSDGKKRMDTPWMYEPQLASHSEAGEMRVLPPIDDPAPLIEESQAVLTDFTDAVEYERGLLNPDQHQSNPEDKSSTYTLTNTVPQVSDFLDASWSPYMDVLRRRLNNFCRGTAFVVTGATVSGATIRRGSEDRLAIPKHLWLAYCCPRFDRNSPYEVRFMFPSYGGYALNQKEGHKVVEVPLKTLESFLKTQADMDSDLTLFYRDCVSENPLKKKRRST, encoded by the exons ATGTGTTGGCCTGGCTTCTGTCTCCTGGCCCTCCTCCTGGTGACCGGGGCGAGGGAGAGCAGGGCCAGTGTCTCGGACAGCTTCAGAGACTGCAGCCAGTTCTTCTACATGCGGACCCCGCCGGCTGGCGTCCgggggagagggctgaggaAGATCTGCCAACGCTACGCAGCCGAGCCACGCTACGCCACCCTGTACGACGCCAGCCGccgcctccctctctactccgcCTACACCTTCAAGAAGTCGGACGGGAAGAAGAGGATGGACACGCCCTGGATGTACGAACCTCAG CTAGCGTCCCACAGCGAGGCAGGGGAGATGAGGGTGCTGCCCCCCATCGACGACCCCGCCCCCCTGATAGAGGAGAGCCAGGCCGTTCTGACCGACTTCACGGATGCCGTGGAGTACGAGCGGGGCCTGCTGAACCCCGACCAGCACCAGTCCAACCCGGAGGACAAGTCCTCCACCTACACCCTCACCAACACCGTCCCCCAGGTCAGTGACTTCCTGGACGCTTCCTGGAGCCCATACATGGACGTGCTACGTCGGCGCCTCAACAACTTCTGCCGGGGCACGGCTTTCGTGGTCACCGGGGCGACCGTATCTGGGGCAACCATCCGCCGGGGGAGCGAGGACCGGCTGGCCATCCCCAAGCACCTGTGGCTGGCCTACTGCTGCCCGAGGTTCGACCGGAACTCTCCGTACGAGGTGCGCTTCATGTTCCCCAGCTACGGGGGCTACGCCCTCAACCAGAAGGAGGGGCACAAGGTGGTAGAGGTGCCTCTGAAGACTCTGGAGAGCTTCCTGAAGACCCAGGCCGACATGGACAGCGACCTGACCCTCTTCTATAGGGACTGTGTGTCAGAAAACCCCttgaagaaaaagagaagatCGACTTGA
- the LOC124487027 gene encoding perforin-1-like: protein MFGICTALLVVWLCGALLLLPPAQPACTPGRAAECKNTPSAPGTDLAGEGFDVVTMERKRAYVIDVDTWKKDQDGGCTLCDNPFMDNKKQKLPVAVVDWRPLHKCHMKVSSSVYDSSESFVKDSHSEVDASWKVGLDITTPKITASMVVGGTHSRVAKTVMYQSKQDKYSFIKQDVHCSYYSYRLIEKPPLHAEFSRSLNNLPLLYTDQTKPDYKHFLNTFGTHFIHKVQLGGRVKSVTSLRVCQASLEGYKESEVKDCLEAEASIATTTGTADLKTETKFCKQDLKKRDTKESFHNTFKDRFTEVVGGQSDGSPDLLFAKEGTNAFSNWLGTLKTTPDIITYSMSPLHRLVKNEKKSAGLKKAVEDYILDSALALRCSNKCTGPSKPSARDTCQCVCQANQQTTSQCCPQEKGLARLTVKVEHATGLWGDTTSKTDGFVKVIAGTKALQTIVIQDNDNPQWNQDIDMGMSWGKVSLHSELKMEVWDEDKQWWKSWNDLLGSCRMPLKQGFHKGVCPLNHGTLFFSYTVECAAGLGGPICSEHMPSPMASDLSDLYTSRNSVNVTSEFLAQVRAGQTQLDPLTFIRKQKGAGGDVKGHSRLHVLNEL from the exons ATGTTTG gaaTCTGCACAGCACTGCTTGTCGTGTGGCTGTGTggggccctcctcctcctgccccctgcccagcccgcGTGCACCCCAGGCCGGGCAGCAGAGTGCAAGAACACCCCCTCAGCCCCGGGAACAGACCTGGCCGGCGAGGGCTTTGACGTGGTCACCATGGAGCGCAAGCGGGCCTATGTGATCGACGTGGACACCTGGAAGAAAGACCAGGACGGGGGCTGCACCCTCTGTGACAACCCCTTCATGGACAACAAGAAACAGAAGCTACCTGTGGCCGTGGTGGACTGGCGGCCACTGCATAAGTGTCACATGAAAGTGTCCAGCAGTGTGTATGATTCCAGCGAGAGCTTCGTCAAGGACAGCCACAGCGAGGTGGACGCCAGCTGGAAGGTGGGTTTGGACATCACTACCCCGAAAATCACGGCGTCTATGGTTGTGGGCGGGACTCACTCTCGGGTGGCCAAGACGGTGATGTACCAGTCCAAGCAAGACAAGTACAGTTTCATCAAGCAGGATGTACACTGCTCCTATTACag TTACCGTCTGATAGAAAAGCCGCCCCTCCACGCAGAGTTCTCCCGCAGCTTGAacaacctccccctcctctacacCGATCAAACCAAGCCCGACTACAAGCACTTCCTGAACACCTTCGGAACCCACTTCATCCATAAGGTCCAACTGGGCGGCCGGGTGAAGAGTGTGACATCGCTGCGCGTGTGCCAGGCATCGCTGGAAGGCTACAAAGAATCAGAGGTCAAGGACTGCCTGGAGGCCGAAGCCTCCATTGCCACGACTACTGGAACCGCCGACCTCAAAACGGAGACCAAGTTCTGCAAGCAGGACCTAAAGAAGCGTGACACCAAAGAGAGCTTCCACAACACCTTCAAAGACAGGTTCACCGAGGTGGTGGGCGGCCAATCAGACGGCTCCCCTGACCTGCTCTTCGCCAAGGAAGGGACCAACGCTTTCAGTAATTGGCTGGGGACCTTGAAGACCACCCCTGACATCATCACTTATTCCATGAGCCCGCTGCACCGGCTGGTGAAGAATGAGAAGAAGAGCGCGGGGCTGAAGAAGGCGGTGGAGGACTACATCCTGGACAGTGCACTTGCGCTGCGCTGCTCTAACAAGTGTACCGGTCCCTCCAAACCCAGTGCCCGCGACACCTGCCAGTGTGTCTGCCAGGCCAACCagcagacaaccagccagtgCTGCCCCCAGGAGAAAGGTCTAGCCCGCTTAACAGTCAAGGTGGAGCACGCTACGGGCTTATGGGGCGACACCACGTCAAAGACCGACGGCTTTGTCAAAGTAATTGCGGGTACCAAAGCACTCCAGACCATTGTGATCCAGGACAATGACAACCCTCAGTGGAACCAAGACATTGACATGGGCATGAGCTGGGGCAAGGTCTCCTTGCACAGTGAGCTGAAGATGGAGGTGTGGGACGAGGATAAACAGTGGTGGAAGTCTTGGAACGACCTCCTGGGCTCCTGCAGAATGCCTCTCAAACAGGGCTTCCACAAGGGTGTATGCCCCTTGAACCACGgcaccctcttcttctcctacACGGTCGAGTGTGCAGCGGGGCTGGGGGGCCCCATCTGCAGCGAACACATGCCGTCCCCCATGGCCTCTGACCTCAGCGACCTCTACACCTCTCGCAACTCCGTTAACGTCACCAGTGAGTTCCTGGCTCAGGTCAGGGCTGGTCAGACCCAGCTTGACCCTCTGACCTTTATTAGGAAGCAgaagggggctgggggagatgTCAAAGGTCACTCTCGTCTGCATGTTCTCAATGAGCTGTGA